The following are encoded together in the Scyliorhinus torazame isolate Kashiwa2021f chromosome 6, sScyTor2.1, whole genome shotgun sequence genome:
- the LOC140425585 gene encoding eukaryotic translation initiation factor 1b, protein MSTIQNLQSYDPFADATKGDDLLPAGTEEYIHIRIQQRNGRKTLTTVQGIADDYDKKKLVKAFKKKFACNGTVIEHPEYGEVIQLQGDQRKNICQFLLEVGIVKEEQLKVHGF, encoded by the exons ACCCCTTTGCTGATGCAACTAAGGGTGACGACCTCCTCCCGGCAGGGACTGAAGAGTACATCCATATAAGAATTCAACAGCGTAACGGCAGGAAGACACTGACCACCGTCCAAGGCATCGCAGATGATTATGATAAAAAGAAACTTGTGAAAGCCTTTAAAAag AAATTTGCCTGCAATGGTACTGTGATAGAACACCCTGAATACGGTGAGGTAATCCAACTTCAGGGTGACCAGCGAAAGAATATCTGCCAATTTCTCCTGGAG GTTGGCATCGTGAAGGAGGAGCAGTTAAAGGTCCACGGCTTCTAA